One window of Thalassovita mediterranea genomic DNA carries:
- the mmsB gene encoding 3-hydroxyisobutyrate dehydrogenase — protein sequence MTKIAFIGLGNMGSGMCANLAKAGHDVHAFDLNADAVKAAVAAGAKAAATVGEAVSDVDVVVSMLPAGKHVHQVYFGEGGVTAHAKPGTLFLDCSTIAVEEARDAAGKAAEAGFSYMDAPVSGGVAAAEAGTLTFMVGGPKDGFEKAKPILDVMGKNVFHAGDPGNGQVAKIANNMLLGISMIGTCEAFNLAEKLGLDAQTFYDISSTASGQCWSMTSYCPAPGPVPTAPSNRDYKPGFAVAMMLKDLRLAMGAGDDVGADTPLGNHAQQIYAKLDEDGFGDIDFSGVMRRLKGEL from the coding sequence ATGACGAAGATTGCATTCATTGGCCTTGGCAATATGGGCTCCGGCATGTGCGCGAACCTCGCCAAGGCGGGACATGACGTGCACGCCTTTGACCTCAATGCCGACGCGGTAAAGGCCGCTGTCGCGGCAGGCGCTAAAGCTGCTGCCACGGTCGGCGAGGCGGTGAGCGATGTCGACGTCGTGGTGTCCATGCTGCCTGCCGGCAAGCACGTCCATCAGGTCTATTTCGGTGAGGGTGGGGTCACAGCCCACGCAAAGCCGGGCACGCTTTTCCTCGACTGTTCGACCATCGCCGTTGAAGAGGCGCGCGATGCAGCCGGGAAAGCCGCCGAAGCAGGCTTCTCCTATATGGATGCGCCGGTATCAGGCGGTGTTGCAGCTGCCGAAGCAGGCACGTTGACCTTCATGGTGGGCGGCCCGAAGGACGGGTTCGAGAAGGCAAAGCCGATCCTCGATGTCATGGGCAAGAACGTCTTCCATGCGGGCGACCCGGGCAATGGGCAGGTCGCGAAGATCGCCAACAATATGCTGCTTGGCATCTCAATGATCGGCACCTGCGAAGCGTTCAACCTTGCTGAAAAGCTCGGTCTCGATGCGCAGACCTTCTACGACATCTCGTCGACCGCGTCTGGCCAGTGCTGGTCCATGACCAGCTATTGCCCGGCGCCGGGGCCAGTGCCGACCGCGCCGTCCAACCGCGACTACAAGCCGGGCTTTGCCGTGGCGATGATGCTGAAGGACCTTCGCCTTGCCATGGGTGCGGGCGATGATGTCGGCGCTGACACGCCGCTCGGCAATCACGCCCAGCAAATCTACGCGAAGCTGGACGAGGACGGCTTCGGCGATATCGACTTTTCCGGCGTGATGCGCCGTCTCAAGGGCGAGCTCTAG